The genomic interval GAAGCCACCGCATCCGGGCTGGCGGCGCAGATCAACGCCGCCCTGCCACAGACCCAGTGCACCCGCTGCGGCTACCCGGATTGCGCGGCCTACGCCCAGGCGATTGCGGAAGGGTCGGCCCCCATCAACCAGTGTCCGCCCGGCGGCGAAGAGGGCATCGCCCGGCTGGCGGCCCTGACCGGCCAGCCCGCCCTGCCCCTGAACCCCGACTTTGGCGTGGAAGCCGTACGGTCCGTGGCGGTGATCGACGAGGCCTGGTGCATAGGCTGCACCTTATGCATCGCCGCCTGCCCCACCGACGCGATCTTTGGCAGCAACAAGCGCATGCACAGCGTGATCCCCGTGCACTGCACCGGTTGCGAGCTGTGCCTGCCGGTGTGCCCCGTAGACTGCATCCAGATGGCCAACGCCAGCGGCAGCCTGACCGGTTGGAACGCCTGGTCCCCGCCGCAGGCCGAGCACGCCCGCCTGCGCTACACCCAGCACCGCAAGCGCCTGAGCCCGGATGCGCGCCCGCCTGCTGAAAGTTTGCCAGCCAGCCCGCTGCCTGCTGCGGCCCCCATCGACCCCAAAAAAGCCACTATCGCCGCCGCTTTGGCACGCGCCAGAGCCCAGCGCGCACCACCGTCAGCCTGAGCCCACTGCGGGGGTGCAGGAAATCTGCGGGTAATCGACATTGGAGCGATACGAGAGTGACACTAGAGGACCATCCCTTGCTATAGTTCACCGTAACAAAATGCGACGCTTCGTCGTGCCACACGGGGGAACTACCATGCCGATTTCATTGCGCACCGCACGCATAGGGCTGATGGCTGTCGCACTCTGCAGCGCCGCAGCGTTTGCGCTGGACAAGCCTGCGGGCAAAGTCGTGCTAACCATCAGCGGCTCGGTGGCCCAGGCCAACAGCGGTGCCACCGCCGTTTTTGACATGGCGATGCTGGAAAAATTGCCGCAAAAAACTTTTACCACCCAGACCCCGTGGTACCCCAAGCCGGTCACTTTTACCGGCCCGCTGCTGCGCGACGTGCTGGCCGCTGCCGGGGCCAAGGGCGGCAAGATTGTGGCGGTGGCGTTGAACGACTACAAAACCGACATCCCTTTCGACGATGCCACCAAGTTCGACCCCATCGTGGCCCACCTGCTGGACAACAAGCCCATGTCGATCCGCGAAAAGGGGCCGCTGTTCATCGTCTACCCCTTTGACACGGCGGCCGAACTGCGTACCGAGATGTACTACAACCGATCGGCCTGGCAGCTCAGCACCTTGAAAGTGCAGTAGTCCGGCGTCCGCCGGATCTGCCCCCACGGCCTACCACGGCCCCAGACGCAGGACTCCACACCA from Comamonadaceae bacterium OS-1 carries:
- the rsxB gene encoding ion-translocating oxidoreductase complex subunit B, yielding MQEATASGLAAQINAALPQTQCTRCGYPDCAAYAQAIAEGSAPINQCPPGGEEGIARLAALTGQPALPLNPDFGVEAVRSVAVIDEAWCIGCTLCIAACPTDAIFGSNKRMHSVIPVHCTGCELCLPVCPVDCIQMANASGSLTGWNAWSPPQAEHARLRYTQHRKRLSPDARPPAESLPASPLPAAAPIDPKKATIAAALARARAQRAPPSA